In one window of Chryseobacterium sp. JV274 DNA:
- a CDS encoding 3-ketoacyl-ACP reductase, producing MNINGKNAIVTGGGRGLGKAVALALANEGVNVAITGRNEENLKMTVEEIKKLGVNSAYAVFSVDNEIQVKAGIESLAEQLGGIDILINNAGIGDFGSIEEMPSETWEQVIKTNLFGVYYAAKAAHPFMKAKGEGDIVNVASTAGLKGGPNMSAYAASKAAVVSLSQSMMAEWRKQNIRVITLTPSTIASDMSIQGGLTDGNPDKVLQPEDFAEWVRDILKMNRRALIANGSIFSTNP from the coding sequence ATGAATATAAACGGAAAAAATGCCATCGTAACAGGTGGTGGAAGAGGATTGGGGAAAGCTGTAGCACTTGCTTTGGCCAATGAAGGAGTAAACGTTGCCATTACAGGAAGAAATGAGGAAAACCTAAAAATGACGGTTGAAGAAATCAAAAAACTGGGTGTAAACTCAGCATACGCAGTTTTTTCTGTAGACAATGAAATTCAGGTAAAAGCTGGAATTGAATCTTTAGCAGAACAATTGGGTGGTATTGATATCCTAATCAACAATGCAGGGATCGGAGACTTCGGAAGTATTGAAGAAATGCCTTCTGAAACATGGGAGCAGGTGATTAAAACCAATCTGTTTGGAGTATATTACGCAGCGAAAGCAGCTCATCCGTTTATGAAAGCTAAAGGAGAAGGTGATATCGTAAATGTAGCTTCTACAGCAGGTCTGAAAGGTGGTCCGAATATGTCTGCATACGCCGCTTCAAAGGCTGCAGTAGTATCTTTATCACAATCTATGATGGCAGAATGGAGAAAACAAAACATCCGTGTAATTACTTTGACTCCAAGTACCATCGCTTCAGATATGAGCATCCAGGGAGGTCTTACAGATGGAAATCCTGATAAAGTATTACAGCCGGAAGACTTCGCAGAATGGGTAAGAGATATTCTTAAAATGAACAGAAGAGCACTGATTGCAAACGGATCAATTTTCTCTACGAATCCATAA
- a CDS encoding TetR/AcrR family transcriptional regulator, giving the protein MSSHTEQDQLSQQILETASGLYLKYGLKKVTMDDISKAVGKSRTSIYYYYKNREEVFQAVLENLIKEVISEIDSKMKKKRTFEGKIQEFCLAKVKTSEERSSFFRAIEAGMDNEEKSKHITDAHNRMMEAEKNLLLNLFSTNIIKGSIPEVAIEEQETIIFILQSSIRGIRREMSLKNNFENLNSTVSTLTSMVIKHIG; this is encoded by the coding sequence ATGTCATCTCACACAGAACAAGATCAGCTTTCACAACAAATCCTGGAGACCGCTTCAGGGCTGTATTTGAAGTATGGTTTAAAGAAGGTGACAATGGATGATATTTCAAAAGCAGTTGGTAAAAGCAGAACTTCAATTTATTATTATTATAAAAATCGGGAGGAAGTATTTCAGGCGGTTTTGGAAAATTTGATCAAGGAAGTTATTTCTGAGATTGATTCCAAGATGAAGAAGAAAAGAACTTTCGAAGGAAAAATACAGGAGTTTTGTCTTGCTAAAGTAAAAACATCGGAAGAAAGATCTTCTTTTTTCAGAGCTATAGAAGCAGGAATGGACAATGAAGAGAAATCAAAACACATCACCGATGCTCACAACAGAATGATGGAAGCGGAAAAAAATCTCCTGTTGAATTTATTTTCAACAAACATTATCAAAGGTTCAATTCCAGAAGTTGCCATTGAAGAACAGGAAACCATCATCTTTATTCTACAGAGCAGTATCAGGGGAATAAGGCGTGAGATGAGTTTAAAAAACAATTTCGAAAACTTAAACAGTACAGTAAGCACTCTAACCTCTATGGTTATTAAACATATTGGGTAA
- a CDS encoding SH3 domain-containing protein: protein MKTLWTALFLLMLQFFTAQENEVYADGIFGFEENKTQKIFTDWTRVRLYPGVNTQIVDSLQTNQQVVILKKEETVLKLGERAANWYKISYQKGENILEGYIWGGNLCVGYRNKNGYDFLFGLSKTIDRKNKESNETEKQNIAGIKVMEGNTLIDEVYFDTGRGEELSSAAFNIESSHKLQNVEFTLKAMVSGEACGIASYDQYVLFKDKKLITLPQLMNVGDAGAFYHSEEYVFPNDKGGISNAFILKVEDMEVDEKDREKKKSSFKTYLWNGSSYKLK from the coding sequence ATGAAAACTTTATGGACAGCTTTATTTTTACTGATGCTGCAGTTTTTTACAGCGCAGGAAAATGAAGTATATGCTGATGGAATCTTTGGTTTTGAAGAAAATAAGACGCAGAAAATCTTTACAGACTGGACCCGCGTGAGGCTGTATCCAGGAGTCAATACTCAGATTGTAGATTCATTGCAGACCAATCAGCAGGTGGTGATTCTTAAAAAAGAAGAAACTGTCCTGAAATTGGGAGAAAGAGCGGCCAATTGGTATAAAATCTCTTATCAGAAAGGAGAGAATATATTGGAAGGATATATCTGGGGTGGTAATCTTTGTGTAGGGTACCGTAATAAAAACGGATATGATTTTCTCTTTGGACTTTCCAAAACGATTGACAGGAAGAATAAAGAATCCAATGAGACCGAAAAACAGAACATTGCCGGAATAAAAGTAATGGAAGGAAATACACTCATTGATGAGGTATATTTTGATACAGGAAGAGGAGAGGAGTTGAGTTCAGCGGCATTCAATATAGAAAGCAGCCACAAACTGCAGAATGTTGAATTTACCCTGAAAGCAATGGTTTCCGGAGAAGCCTGCGGAATCGCAAGCTATGATCAGTATGTTCTTTTTAAGGATAAAAAACTGATTACCCTTCCACAATTAATGAATGTAGGTGATGCCGGAGCTTTTTATCACAGTGAAGAATATGTTTTTCCTAATGATAAAGGAGGAATTTCTAACGCATTTATCCTAAAAGTGGAAGACATGGAAGTGGATGAGAAAGACAGAGAGAAGAAGAAAAGCTCTTTTAAAACTTATCTTTGGAACGGAAGTTCTTATAAGTTAAAATAA
- the prmA gene encoding 50S ribosomal protein L11 methyltransferase, with protein MQNYLEFNFKISPLQPWNEILMAELIEIGFDSFTEEIDGILGYIQTELFQEEQLKALPIFENENVKIEYSFEEMPNINWNEEWEKNFSPINIDDKVLIRAEFHESVPGMHEIIIQPKMSFGTGHHPTTHLMIQQMMDIDFHGKKVLDMGCGTSVLAIYAKQQGAGDTKAIDIDEWSVENSKENAVRNSVELDIEQGTAENLGKENFDVILANINRNILISDIPTYVSVLNDGGKLLLSGLCFFDVDDILEVCKESGLELKKQLQREEWVSLLLEK; from the coding sequence ATGCAAAATTATTTAGAATTCAATTTCAAAATTTCTCCATTGCAGCCTTGGAATGAGATTTTAATGGCGGAACTTATAGAAATAGGTTTTGACAGCTTTACAGAAGAAATTGACGGAATTTTAGGATATATCCAGACAGAATTGTTTCAGGAAGAGCAGTTGAAAGCACTTCCGATTTTTGAAAATGAAAACGTAAAAATCGAATATTCTTTCGAAGAAATGCCTAATATCAACTGGAATGAAGAATGGGAAAAGAATTTCTCTCCAATCAATATTGATGATAAAGTATTGATCAGAGCCGAATTCCATGAATCGGTACCTGGAATGCATGAAATTATCATTCAGCCTAAAATGTCTTTCGGAACAGGACATCACCCTACCACCCACCTGATGATCCAGCAAATGATGGATATTGACTTCCATGGTAAAAAGGTATTGGATATGGGATGTGGAACTTCTGTACTGGCAATCTATGCGAAACAGCAGGGAGCAGGAGATACAAAAGCAATCGATATTGATGAATGGTCGGTAGAAAACTCAAAAGAAAATGCAGTAAGAAACAGTGTTGAATTAGATATTGAACAGGGAACTGCTGAAAATTTAGGAAAAGAAAATTTTGATGTTATTTTAGCCAATATCAACAGAAATATCCTTATTTCAGATATCCCGACTTATGTTTCAGTATTGAATGATGGTGGAAAACTATTACTTTCAGGACTGTGTTTCTTTGACGTAGATGATATTCTTGAAGTATGTAAAGAAAGCGGACTGGAACTGAAAAAGCAGCTACAGCGTGAAGAATGGGTAAGTCTTCTGCTTGAAAAATAA
- a CDS encoding cysteine hydrolase family protein, which yields MENIKTALLAMDMQSSILSNLPDTQELISNVNKVIKAARNRQIPVIYITVGFRQGMPEINSNNKVFSGIKQHMAVVNMKEWVAIHPELSPEEEDIVITKRRFSAFTESDLEVVLRGLNIQHLVLTGVSTSGVVLSTVREASDKDYKLTVIEDCCKDGDEEVHHVLMRKVFPRQADVIKVNDWT from the coding sequence ATGGAAAACATAAAAACAGCATTATTGGCGATGGACATGCAGTCATCAATATTAAGCAACTTACCTGACACACAAGAATTGATATCTAATGTCAACAAGGTCATTAAAGCCGCCAGAAATCGCCAAATTCCGGTTATTTATATCACAGTAGGGTTCAGACAGGGAATGCCGGAAATAAACTCTAATAACAAAGTATTTTCAGGAATTAAACAACATATGGCAGTTGTCAATATGAAAGAATGGGTCGCTATTCATCCTGAGCTTAGCCCTGAAGAGGAGGACATTGTTATTACCAAAAGAAGGTTCAGTGCTTTTACAGAAAGTGATCTTGAAGTAGTTCTGCGTGGTCTGAATATTCAACATTTGGTACTGACAGGAGTATCTACAAGCGGTGTTGTTTTATCTACAGTGAGAGAAGCCTCAGATAAAGATTACAAACTCACAGTGATTGAAGATTGCTGTAAAGACGGAGATGAAGAAGTACATCATGTGCTGATGAGAAAAGTTTTCCCAAGACAGGCTGATGTCATTAAAGTAAACGACTGGACATAG
- a CDS encoding MFS transporter produces the protein MNKLSNISTFRAFRSTNYTLYFFGRSVSQFGTWMQRTAVVWVVYSMTESAFMLGLTIFAEQFPSFLFSAFGGVAADRYNRYKIIQITQILSLIQASILAFLVMTGHQNIWSFIILCVFLGIINAYDIPARQAMINEVVKDDEDLPSALSLSAAMASIAKLAGPALSGIILQKFGAGTCFLINAASFAAVMLSISLMKIKIIPKKTTKKGTFTELAEGFRYLKKEPSISLVIIMLSITGLLILPYDTLIPVYAKEIFKGDAKTFGYISSFIGIGAVLGTVFLASLKKGASMRNILILSTVILSIGLMCFSYTTNFYWSMFFAALTGLGGVAQFTTCNIIVQSEVIPEMRSRAISILLTAIFGMLPLGSVLIGFISEKIGAPKTLLLEGIAGVLVAVVFRRLLFKKNKTKAVNNQLLEESEEQFINKV, from the coding sequence ATGAACAAACTAAGTAATATCAGTACATTCCGGGCTTTCAGAAGCACCAATTATACATTGTATTTTTTCGGGCGTTCTGTCTCTCAATTTGGGACGTGGATGCAGCGTACAGCGGTAGTATGGGTTGTATACAGCATGACAGAGTCTGCTTTTATGCTGGGGCTCACCATTTTTGCAGAACAATTCCCTTCATTTTTATTTTCAGCATTCGGCGGAGTTGCTGCAGATCGGTATAACCGGTATAAAATTATACAGATCACTCAAATTTTATCATTAATACAGGCATCTATTCTAGCTTTCCTGGTAATGACGGGACATCAGAATATATGGAGTTTCATTATACTCTGCGTTTTTCTCGGCATTATCAATGCTTATGACATTCCGGCCCGTCAGGCTATGATTAATGAAGTGGTAAAGGATGATGAAGACCTTCCAAGTGCTCTTTCTCTGAGTGCTGCCATGGCAAGTATCGCTAAATTGGCGGGCCCTGCCCTTTCCGGAATTATCCTCCAAAAATTCGGAGCGGGAACATGTTTTCTTATCAACGCAGCCAGTTTTGCAGCGGTAATGCTTTCGATTTCTTTGATGAAAATAAAGATCATTCCGAAAAAAACAACTAAAAAAGGAACTTTCACAGAATTGGCCGAGGGTTTCAGGTATCTGAAAAAAGAACCATCCATCAGTCTGGTTATTATTATGCTGAGTATTACAGGTTTGCTGATTTTACCTTACGATACGTTAATTCCTGTTTATGCAAAGGAAATCTTCAAAGGTGATGCTAAGACATTCGGTTATATTTCCAGTTTCATTGGGATTGGGGCGGTTCTCGGAACAGTATTTCTGGCTTCTCTGAAGAAAGGAGCATCTATGAGGAATATTCTCATCCTGAGTACAGTTATTCTGAGTATTGGATTGATGTGCTTTTCATATACCACCAATTTCTATTGGTCTATGTTCTTTGCAGCGCTCACAGGATTGGGTGGTGTCGCGCAATTTACCACCTGTAATATTATTGTCCAGTCTGAGGTGATCCCTGAGATGCGCTCAAGAGCGATCAGTATTTTGCTAACCGCCATATTCGGGATGCTGCCTTTGGGAAGTGTACTTATTGGGTTTATCTCGGAAAAAATAGGAGCACCCAAAACCTTATTACTGGAAGGAATTGCGGGAGTTTTAGTTGCTGTTGTCTTCAGACGCTTACTATTTAAAAAGAATAAGACAAAAGCAGTGAACAACCAACTTTTAGAAGAATCTGAGGAACAATTTATTAATAAAGTGTAA
- a CDS encoding calcineurin-like phosphoesterase C-terminal domain-containing protein, producing MPCLLVSAMAFSQTSVSGFVYEDSNKNQKKENREKGIEGVAVSNGTQVVLTDKNGRYSLLVQEDQTIFVIKPSGYQTALNANNLPQFYYHHKPKGSPADFKYKGVAATGDLPKELNFPLYKQNENKNFDILVFGDPQPYTEKELDYFKRGIVNEVKNTKKNAVLGISLGDLVGDNLSLQKPYADVMKEVGLPWYNVMGNHDMNYDAKEDRLSDETFESNFGPANYSFNYGNVHFIILDDILYPDPRDGKGYWGGFREDQLQFIENDLKLVDKSKLIVISFHIPLEHSNEDSFRNADRQKLFDFLNPFQNVLLLSAHTHIQQQIFYGKKAGWNGIKELHEYNVGTTCGDWYSGTPDDAGLPTSTMRDGTAKGYSFISFTDNQYKVKYRTAGKPEDYQIKLYIPKVIPSSRTSAKVLANFFMGSKKDKVEYRIDNGKWEAMEYDETIDPNFALSVFKWDSTEKILPGRRPSNPEMSKHIWEADFPKKLSLGKHKVEVKAVDMYGNEFTASEEFEVQNSIQIP from the coding sequence ACAAACTTCTGTTTCCGGATTTGTATACGAAGACAGTAACAAAAATCAAAAGAAAGAAAACCGCGAAAAAGGAATTGAAGGTGTAGCCGTTTCTAACGGAACTCAGGTAGTTCTTACGGATAAAAACGGACGATACAGCCTGCTGGTTCAGGAAGATCAGACTATTTTTGTGATCAAACCTTCAGGATATCAGACTGCTTTAAATGCGAACAACTTACCTCAGTTTTATTACCATCATAAACCAAAAGGTTCTCCTGCAGATTTCAAATACAAAGGAGTAGCTGCTACAGGAGATCTTCCCAAAGAACTCAACTTCCCACTTTATAAGCAAAATGAAAATAAAAACTTTGATATCCTTGTTTTTGGAGATCCACAGCCTTACACAGAAAAAGAACTGGATTACTTCAAAAGAGGAATTGTAAATGAAGTGAAGAACACTAAGAAAAATGCAGTGTTGGGAATCAGTCTGGGAGATTTGGTAGGAGATAATTTAAGTCTTCAGAAACCTTATGCAGACGTTATGAAAGAAGTCGGACTTCCTTGGTATAATGTAATGGGAAATCATGACATGAATTATGATGCGAAAGAAGACCGTCTTTCCGATGAAACATTTGAGTCGAATTTTGGTCCGGCCAATTACTCTTTCAACTATGGTAATGTACATTTCATCATTCTGGATGATATTCTTTATCCGGATCCGAGAGATGGAAAAGGATATTGGGGAGGATTCCGTGAAGATCAGCTTCAGTTCATTGAAAACGATCTGAAACTGGTTGATAAAAGTAAACTGATTGTCATTTCTTTCCATATTCCGTTGGAACATAGCAATGAAGACAGCTTCAGAAATGCGGACCGTCAGAAACTATTTGATTTCTTAAATCCTTTCCAGAATGTATTGCTTCTATCAGCACATACACACATCCAACAGCAGATTTTCTATGGGAAAAAAGCAGGCTGGAATGGAATCAAGGAATTGCATGAATATAACGTAGGAACTACTTGCGGCGATTGGTATTCTGGAACACCGGATGATGCCGGCCTTCCTACTTCTACCATGAGAGACGGAACAGCAAAAGGATATTCATTCATCAGTTTTACAGACAATCAATATAAAGTTAAATACAGAACAGCCGGCAAACCGGAAGACTATCAAATTAAGCTATATATCCCAAAAGTAATTCCTTCCTCAAGAACTTCTGCAAAAGTGTTGGCCAATTTCTTCATGGGAAGCAAAAAAGACAAAGTAGAATACAGAATAGATAATGGAAAATGGGAAGCAATGGAATATGATGAAACCATAGACCCGAATTTTGCGCTTTCTGTTTTCAAATGGGATTCTACAGAGAAAATTCTTCCGGGAAGAAGACCTTCCAATCCTGAAATGTCAAAGCACATCTGGGAAGCAGACTTTCCTAAAAAATTATCATTAGGAAAACATAAAGTTGAGGTGAAGGCTGTTGATATGTATGGAAACGAATTTACCGCTTCAGAAGAATTTGAAGTTCAGAATTCAATTCAGATTCCTTAA